In Thermodesulfobacteriota bacterium, a single genomic region encodes these proteins:
- a CDS encoding DUF2207 domain-containing protein, with the protein MNRATALVLLILSSLWFSFSGVSQAEEIRGFHSEIFINRDGTIDVREDIEYDFQYAERHGIYRDIPYNYDFGYKRYSIRLDVTDVTDFNGTPYKYEVSSGGGYVHIRIGDPDATVTGVHGYRIEYRVRGAIAFFEDHDELYWNVTGDEWRVPIMRAGAEVFFEVETNEGVNAECYTGGRGSKAQDCSHKISAGSVSFQTKNPLWAGQGLTVAVGLPKGLIEEPSATTKAIWFLSDNWYFGLPFLTFFVVAYIWNSRGRDPEGRGVITVRYEPPKNLTPAEAGTLADERADILDITSTIIDLAVRGYLRIEEIESTKFYFFTDRDYRLVRTKEPAPGELKPHEEKIFSGIFKGKEKVLVSDLRNKFYTELPPIKKALYGELIGRKYFPADPEKVKGIYKWIGIIILILSFVLFSNFLLKLSIALSGLIILVSSRYMPRKTKEGALLNEELLGFREFIDRAEKDRIEALAKNDPTLFDRILPFALVFGLEDKWADAFRDMYREPPSWYSSPNYRGSFSPNAFVSDLGRSLGVMSSTLSSTPRKSGGSGLGGGGSSGGGFGGGGGGSW; encoded by the coding sequence ATGAACAGAGCAACCGCACTGGTATTATTGATTCTCTCCTCTCTCTGGTTTTCATTTTCAGGCGTATCCCAGGCCGAGGAAATAAGGGGCTTCCACTCGGAAATATTCATAAACCGGGACGGGACGATAGACGTCCGGGAAGACATAGAGTACGACTTCCAGTACGCCGAGCGCCACGGCATCTACAGGGACATCCCGTACAACTACGACTTCGGTTACAAGAGGTACAGCATCAGGCTCGACGTGACGGACGTCACGGATTTTAACGGCACCCCGTATAAATACGAAGTCAGCAGCGGAGGCGGATATGTCCATATCAGGATAGGCGACCCCGACGCGACTGTCACGGGCGTGCACGGATACAGGATCGAATACAGAGTGAGGGGGGCCATAGCGTTTTTCGAAGACCACGACGAGCTCTACTGGAACGTAACGGGGGACGAATGGAGAGTCCCGATAATGAGAGCGGGCGCAGAGGTCTTTTTCGAAGTAGAGACGAACGAAGGCGTGAATGCCGAATGTTATACCGGCGGGAGAGGCTCGAAGGCTCAGGACTGCAGCCATAAAATCTCAGCGGGAAGCGTGAGCTTTCAGACGAAGAATCCGCTCTGGGCCGGCCAGGGGCTTACAGTCGCAGTCGGACTGCCCAAAGGGCTTATAGAGGAACCCTCGGCAACGACGAAAGCGATATGGTTCTTATCCGACAACTGGTATTTCGGCCTCCCGTTCCTAACCTTTTTCGTCGTAGCCTACATATGGAACAGCCGCGGGAGGGACCCCGAGGGAAGGGGAGTGATCACCGTCCGGTATGAGCCACCCAAGAACCTCACGCCCGCAGAGGCGGGTACGCTCGCGGACGAAAGGGCCGACATCCTCGACATCACATCTACAATAATAGACCTCGCAGTGAGGGGATACCTGAGGATAGAAGAGATCGAGAGCACGAAATTTTACTTCTTCACGGACAGGGATTACAGGCTAGTAAGGACTAAAGAGCCCGCGCCCGGAGAGCTGAAGCCCCACGAAGAGAAGATATTTTCGGGCATCTTCAAAGGGAAGGAAAAGGTCCTCGTTTCGGACCTCAGGAATAAGTTCTATACCGAGCTTCCACCCATCAAGAAAGCGCTCTACGGAGAGCTCATCGGCAGGAAATACTTCCCCGCAGACCCCGAGAAGGTCAAGGGTATTTATAAATGGATCGGAATCATAATCCTAATTCTTTCGTTCGTCCTGTTCAGCAACTTCCTTTTAAAGCTCTCGATCGCGCTTTCGGGTCTGATAATACTCGTCTCGTCGAGATACATGCCGAGGAAAACAAAGGAGGGTGCGCTCCTTAACGAAGAGCTCCTCGGGTTCAGGGAGTTCATAGACAGGGCGGAGAAGGACAGGATCGAGGCTCTCGCAAAGAACGACCCGACGCTCTTCGACAGGATACTGCCTTTCGCGCTCGTATTCGGGCTCGAGGACAAATGGGCGGACGCGTTCCGGGATATGTACAGGGAACCGCCGTCCTGGTATTCCTCTCCCAACTACAGGGGCTCGTTCTCGCCGAACGCGTTCGTTTCAGACCTGGGCAGGAGCCTGGGAGTGATGAGCAGCACGCTCTCCTCAACGCCCAGGAAATCGGGCGGGAGCGGACTTGGGGGAGGCGGCTCGAGCGGCGGCGGCTTCGGCGGGGGCGGCGGCGGGTCCTGGTAG
- a CDS encoding L-threonylcarbamoyladenylate synthase — translation MVKSRVSTEVFKASDPEAPPKAASVLKGGGLIIYPTETLYGIGALALSEKPVERVFEIKGRPHGNPIPVLGRDIKMLEELVEFNEAALALAENFWPGPLTLVLKDKGKLPRLITAGTGKAAVRVSASPFVISLFNELDGPLTSTSANPSGSENLLVFDYIYRIFDGKVELIIDSGNIPPSKGSTIVDATTTPPMILRDGDLTPRELKEFF, via the coding sequence ATAGTTAAATCAAGAGTTTCAACCGAAGTCTTCAAGGCTTCCGACCCGGAAGCGCCCCCGAAAGCGGCATCCGTACTGAAGGGCGGAGGGCTAATCATATATCCGACCGAGACACTCTACGGGATCGGAGCCCTTGCATTGAGCGAAAAACCGGTAGAGAGGGTCTTTGAAATCAAGGGACGGCCCCACGGCAACCCCATACCAGTCCTAGGAAGGGATATAAAGATGCTGGAGGAGCTGGTCGAATTCAACGAAGCGGCTCTGGCTCTCGCCGAGAATTTCTGGCCGGGACCGCTTACGCTCGTATTAAAGGATAAAGGGAAGCTCCCCCGGCTTATAACGGCGGGTACCGGCAAAGCGGCCGTACGGGTCTCCGCCAGCCCTTTCGTAATAAGTCTTTTTAACGAGCTCGACGGTCCGCTGACATCGACGAGCGCCAACCCCAGCGGGAGTGAAAACCTGCTGGTATTCGACTATATTTACCGTATATTCGATGGTAAAGTTGAACTTATAATAGATTCTGGTAACATTCCGCCCTCGAAAGGGTCTACTATAGTGGACGCGACGACTACTCCTCCCATGATATTGAGAGATGGTGACTTAACTCCCCGTGAATTAAAGGAGTTCTTCTGA
- the groES gene encoding co-chaperone GroES has protein sequence MKVRPLHDKVLIERLDTEETTKGGIIIPDTAKEKPQEGKVVAVGTGRILEDGTKKPLDIKKGDKVLFSKYGGIDISIDGEDYLILREEDILAVVD, from the coding sequence ATGAAGGTAAGGCCGCTGCACGATAAGGTTTTGATAGAGAGACTCGACACCGAAGAGACGACGAAGGGCGGAATTATAATTCCCGATACAGCGAAGGAGAAGCCGCAGGAAGGCAAGGTGGTAGCAGTCGGGACGGGGAGAATTCTCGAGGACGGTACGAAAAAGCCGCTGGATATAAAGAAAGGCGACAAGGTGCTCTTCAGCAAGTACGGGGGAATTGACATCAGCATAGACGGAGAGGATTACCTGATACTCAGGGAAGAAGACATATTAGCCGTAGTCGATTGA
- a CDS encoding LemA family protein yields MSAFLILLVIIALIVLAFVGIYNGLVRLRNTSEQAWSDVDVQLKRRYDLVPNLVETVKGYASHEKETFEKVVQARNQAMQATSPADKAQAENFLQSTLKSLFALAEAYPDLKANQNFIQLQSELANIEEQIQLARRYYNAVVRDLNTKIESVPSNLVANMFNFQKKEYFELDSEEERKVPQVSFS; encoded by the coding sequence ATGTCGGCATTTCTGATACTGCTGGTAATAATAGCACTCATAGTACTGGCGTTCGTCGGGATTTATAACGGGCTTGTAAGACTGAGAAACACATCGGAGCAGGCGTGGTCCGATGTGGACGTGCAGCTCAAGAGGAGATACGACCTTGTCCCCAACCTCGTCGAGACCGTGAAGGGTTACGCGTCGCACGAAAAAGAGACTTTCGAAAAGGTCGTCCAGGCGAGGAACCAGGCGATGCAGGCCACGTCCCCCGCCGACAAGGCACAGGCGGAGAATTTTCTCCAGTCCACGTTGAAGAGCCTCTTCGCACTTGCCGAAGCGTATCCCGACCTCAAGGCGAACCAGAACTTCATTCAGCTGCAGTCGGAGCTCGCCAATATAGAGGAGCAGATACAGCTAGCCCGCCGCTACTATAACGCCGTGGTGAGGGACTTGAATACGAAAATAGAGTCGGTACCGAGCAACCTCGTAGCGAACATGTTCAATTTCCAGAAGAAAGAGTATTTCGAGCTCGACTCCGAAGAGGAAAGAAAGGTCCCTCAGGTGAGCTTCAGCTAG
- a CDS encoding DUF1015 domain-containing protein, with the protein MPTVRGFKGIRYNPDKIEDFGSVLAPPYDVISPREQEEFHETHPLNVIRLILPKGEGDVKYERSAKTFRDWFVNDTLIQDKEPSIYPYYQDFEENGKKFTRKGFIARVKLEDFSTKKILPHEMTFPKHKLDRLKLNTACRANMSPVFSVYSDPEGSIENLIDSKLPEKPIFDVVYKDGIRNRLWKISDPETISLITDRMADMSFLIADGHHRYETALEYRRIQREKKEGTGEEPFDYVMTYIARGEGQGLIINPTHRVIKNLGRYTAEGFLERLGEEFSVEKMPLNKGVSDIGYEEFAVVTGDDGFAYRVSEPKATQTEYARLGVMLLHNIVFKKILNEEEAGIFYTKYLDEALGLVRSGEYKLAFILPELRANDIFKVVMTGERMPHKTTYFYPKILSGLTFYPLW; encoded by the coding sequence ATGCCGACTGTAAGAGGGTTCAAGGGGATAAGATATAATCCCGACAAAATCGAAGACTTCGGCAGCGTCCTGGCGCCGCCCTACGACGTTATCAGCCCCCGTGAGCAGGAAGAATTCCACGAGACGCATCCGCTTAACGTAATACGTCTCATCCTCCCCAAAGGTGAGGGCGACGTTAAATATGAGCGGTCGGCGAAGACGTTCAGGGACTGGTTCGTAAACGATACGCTCATACAGGACAAGGAACCGAGCATCTATCCTTATTATCAGGATTTCGAGGAAAACGGAAAGAAATTTACGCGGAAGGGGTTCATCGCCAGGGTCAAGCTCGAGGACTTCTCGACGAAAAAAATACTGCCCCACGAGATGACGTTCCCCAAGCACAAGCTCGACAGGCTCAAACTGAATACCGCGTGCAGGGCCAATATGAGCCCCGTATTCTCCGTCTACTCTGACCCCGAGGGGTCCATCGAAAATCTGATAGACAGTAAGCTTCCCGAGAAGCCCATATTCGACGTCGTATACAAGGACGGCATCAGGAACAGATTATGGAAGATTTCCGACCCAGAGACGATCTCGCTCATAACGGACAGGATGGCAGACATGAGCTTCCTTATCGCAGACGGCCATCACAGGTATGAGACCGCTCTTGAGTACAGGAGGATACAAAGGGAGAAAAAGGAAGGGACCGGGGAAGAGCCCTTCGACTACGTTATGACGTATATCGCGAGGGGTGAAGGCCAGGGGCTCATCATCAACCCCACCCACAGGGTCATAAAAAACCTCGGCCGATATACGGCGGAGGGATTTCTCGAGAGGCTCGGCGAGGAATTCAGTGTCGAAAAAATGCCTTTAAACAAAGGGGTCTCGGACATCGGCTACGAAGAATTCGCGGTTGTTACGGGGGATGACGGATTCGCATACAGAGTATCCGAACCTAAAGCCACCCAGACGGAATACGCGAGACTTGGAGTGATGCTCCTCCACAATATCGTGTTCAAGAAGATCCTGAACGAAGAGGAGGCAGGCATATTCTACACGAAGTATCTGGATGAGGCCCTCGGGCTCGTCAGGAGCGGCGAGTATAAGCTCGCATTCATTCTCCCCGAACTCAGGGCGAACGACATATTCAAGGTCGTCATGACTGGCGAGAGGATGCCCCACAAAACCACCTATTTCTACCCGAAGATACTATCCGGCCTTACGTTCTACCCACTCTGGTAA